The genomic window GACAAATCAGTTATGATAAACTTGTTGATGCATTTTCAAGAATTTTGGCATATTATAAAACCAATTCACAATTGCCTAATCAGGTTGAAATAAAAAATGTTGCTGCCAGCAGTTCATCAAGCAGTTCATCAAGTAGCTCAACTGCTACTCCATCAAGTGCAACTGCAACTGCTAAAACCATTTCAATCAAAAACATTTTAACTGGAGCTTCAAATTTGAAAACTTACCTTTCAGATAAAGGCAGTCTTCCAAATACTGTTACCGCTGGTGGAATCACTTTTACCACTGCTGAATTCCTGTATTTAATGAGTCAGGCTATATATCAAATTGGTAATTCAAACTCTACTGATGTTGCTTATATCAGTGGCGTAAGTTCTCCTGAATCTCCATCTGGTGATACTATTAGCTCAGAACAGTTAACCAAAGATAATTATATTACTGTTGCAAACAATGTGGCTAAATTTATTAAAACAAATAATTTAGCTCCAAATTATGCTTCATCTGCAGTAGGTAAAATTATTTATTCCGAGTTAGTGGATTCATTCTCACGTGTATTGGCTTACTATAATACCAATGGTGCTTTACCAAATTATGTTGTAGTGACTTATGGATCAGGAAGCAGTAGCAGCTCAATGTCAGCAACTGGTTCAGGTATAAATCAGAAAAATACTGAAAGTGATGTTTCAAAATATTTAAAAGCAACTACTAACTGTCAAGTTGGAAACAGCGCAATTAAATCAATTGTAGACTCAATTACTTCAGGATTAACCAGTGATTTGGATAAGGCTAAAGCTATCTACAACTATGTAAGGGATAAAGTTTCATATAGTTTCTATTATGATACTAGATATGGTGCTGTCGGTACTCTCAATGCAAAAACCGGTAACTGTGTTGACCAGTCACATTTAGTTATTTCCATGTTTAGAACTGCAGGTCTTGCTGCTAGATATGTTCACGGAACATGTGTATTTACTAGTAGTGGAAGTACCTATGGTCACGTTTGGGCTCAGGTATTAGTCGACGGTCAATGGTATGTTGCAGATTGTACAAGTACTAGAAATTCATTTGGATATGTTGCAAACTGGTATACCAGTTCATACTCTCTCCATGGAATTTATGCAAGTATTTCATTCTAGAAGATAAATTATTAAAACAAAATTTAAATATTGATTAATATTAATTTATTAATCTTCTTTTTTTCTTATTTTTTTTGTATTCTGTTTATTAGGTATACCAAAACTTTTTTATACTTTTAGCAATATAAATTAAACTAATTATATTTCTTGGTGGTTTAATGGCTGCGGACAAAAATATCAGTGAAAACATTGAAGAATATCTGGAAGTTCTCTATCGTAATGGAAGTAATGGGGAACAGGTTTCTACAACTACATTGTCTAAAGATTTAGGGATTGCTCCGGGTAGTGTAACTCAAATGCTTAAAAAACTGGAAAATTTGGGTTATATTAATTATACTCCTTATAAAGGTGCTACCTTAACAGATGAAGGTATGAAAATTGCTCAAAAAATTACTAGAAAGCATAGGATTTTAGAGAAATTCCTATTGGATGTTTTAAAGGTTAAAGAAGAAAATGTTCATGAGCAGGCTTGTGAAATGGAACATACTTTATCTGATGAAGCTGAAAGGGCATTGTGTACTATGCTGCACCATCCTGATTTATGTCCTGATAATAATATAATTCCTGCTTGTAATTTTGATTTTGAAAGCTGTCAGGATTGTTTTTCACAAAAAGACTTCGATCAAATCATGAACAGGAAATTTAATTTATTGTCTATTTCTGAATTAACATCCAGTTGTGAAGGAACTGTTTCATTTATTCGAGGAAATGAAAAACTTTTAGACGAAATTACAGATATGGATATTAAAGTCGGTTCTCATTTAAGCTATGAATTCAATGAAAATCGTGTAAGTAACTATTTTTTAGTTACCATTGATGAAAAAGAGTTAAATATTCCATTGGAAATGGCTAATAATATATTTATTAGAATTTAACTTTAATTTTCTTTTTTTACAAATATTTATATAATATTTATTTCAAATTTATTAGCATTAAATATAATTTATTTCTTTTTAGGTGTTTTAATGCGCGGTAATTTATCTGATGAAATTGTTTCAATTAAAATTGAAGAAGGTAGTAAAAGACCAATTGCTTTGCATGAGAAAAGTAAATTCGGTAAAATTGAAGCTGATTGTTTAAATCTTTCTTTAATTGAAGCATGCTATTTATTGGAAAAAGGGCGTCTGGACATTTATGAAGATGATATTGAATGCAGCATCGGTTATTTGATTGATCTTTTAAAAGAACAAAATAACTATGCAAAATATATTGTTTATCGTGATTTAAAAGATCGTGGATACATTATAAAGACCGGATTTAAATATGGTTCTGAATTTAGATTATATGACAGGGGAAGGTCCCCTGGTCAGGGTCACTCAGATTATTTGGTTAAAATTATTTATGAAAATTATAGTATTGAGGCTTTGGATTTTGCAAGTTATGTCAGGGTTTCTCACGGTGTAAACAAGAAACTTCTTTTGGCTATTGTCGATGATGATTTTGATATTACATACTATAATGTTGAATGGACCAGACCTTAATTTAAATTAAAGAAAGCCATCATATTTCAATATACTTTTATATTTACTATTATAATTCTTGAGAGTATTATTAATTTAAGATGTGTATAGGTGATAATGTGGAAAATTTAATTGATCCATGGGCATCATTCAGCCTGGATTATGACAAGTTGGTTAATCAGTTTGGTATTGGTAAAGTTTCAGACATAATAGATGACATTGAAAACCCTCCAAGATTAATGAAAAGGGGAGTTATTTTCGGTCACAGAGAATTTAATGAGATAAATAACTTAATTAAACAAAATAAAGATTTTGCAGTTGTAACTGGTATGATGCCAAGTGGACAAATGCATATTGGCCATAAAATGGTTGTTGACCAATTGATATGGTATCAGCAAAAAGGTGCAATGCTGTCTTTACCTATTGCTGATTTGGAATCCTATGCTGCAAGAGGCATGAGTTTTGAAAAAGGCCGCCAGATTGCTGTTGATGAATATCTGACAAATTGGATTGCATTGGGTTTGGACCTTGAAAAAGACAATGTCAATGTTTATCTTCAGTCTCAAAATAAATTGCTGCAGGATTTATCATTTAAAGCATCCAGCAAAACCAATTTCAGTCAGTTGAAGGCTATTTATGGATTTACTCCTTCAACCAATATTGCCCATATTCAGGCTCCTCTGGTACAGGTTGCAGACATTTTGCTTCCGCAGATTGAAGAATTTGGAGGTCCTAAAAAGGTTGTTGTACCTGTAGGTATTGACCAGGATCCTCATATAAGACTTACAAGAGATATTGCCCAGAAACTTCATGAAGAATTAGGATTTTTAACTCCTGCATCTACATATCACAGATTCCTGACAGGTTTGACTGGAGATAAGATGAGCAGTTCAAAACCGAACACTGCAATTTATCTTAATGATGATACTAAAGAGGTTGTTAAAAAAGTCAAATCCGCAAAAACTGGCGGAAGAGAAAGCTTAAAAGAACAACAGGAATTAGGTGGGGAAGTAGATAAATGCGTGATATATGAAATGTTGCTCTACCACCTGATTGATGATGATGAAGAGCTTAAAAAAATCAGAACTGAATGTCTAAACGGAACCCTTCGTTGCGGAGACTGTAAGGTCAGAACCGCCGAGTTAATGGAAAAGTTCTTCGATGATTTGCATGATAAGCAAGTTGAAGCCCGTGAAATTGCTAAAACATTGATATAATGATTGATGAGATTAAATCAGCTTTCAGTGAAAACAAGTTGGCCATTTGTCTTTCTGCGGCAATACTTTTCGCTTCATTGATTTTAGGTTATGTTTTAGAACCTTACCTTTACAGTTATTTCAATCCAGTTGTTGATGATTTAACTCAGAAAGTCCAGTCAGGCGTTATTACATTAACATTTGCAGATATATTTTTCAATAACTTAAGAATTATATTTCAAATGTTTGTCTTTGGAGTTGCCTGCTGCTTTTCATTAGTCATGCTGGCCTTCAACGGATTTTTCGTAGGCTATTATGTAGGCACTGCCGAGAATATTGTCAGCGTATTGCTTATGATAATTCCTCACGGGATTTTTGAGTTTTCCTCAATTATTCTGGCTTGTGCAAGCGGAATGATATTGTTTAATTTCCTTTTCATATTTTTAAAGACATTATGGTTTGATAAAAGTGATTCAGTCGTTGTGAGTTTGAAAAATTCCTATAATGCAAGTTCAAAAAAGCTAAAGCAAGCTATCATGATTTTTGCAATAGCTTCAATTTTAATGGTGATTGCCGGAATTATTGAGGTTTATTTCACGCTTCCGATTGCCGAATTTATAATTAAATTTTTATAATATACAATAAAAAAATAATAAATGTGATTTTATGATAAGATGTGTTTCATGTGGACAAGAATATGACGATGACGAAGTAATCTATACTTGTGAAAAGTGTGGATCAGTACTTGAACTAGTTAATGAAATTGATGTTTCCAAAGATATCTTTGACGGAAGGAGAGATAATTTATGGAAATTTAAAGAATGCATTCCAGTTGATGAAAGCAAAATTGTTTCTCTTGATGAAGGTGGAACTCCATTTTGCAAATGTGACAAATTAGGAGAAGAACTTGGAGTAAACCTCTATGTTAAAGTGGAAGGTTCAAACCCTACAGGCAGTTTCAAAGACAGGGGAATGACTGTTGGAATGACCAAAGCTATGGAACTTGGAGTACATACTGTAGGATGTGCTTCTACAGGTAACACCTCAGCTTCACTTTCCGCATATGCTGCCCGTGCAGGCCTAAGATGCATTGTATTTTTACCTTCCGGAAAAGTTGCACTGGGTAAATTGGCTCAGGCTATGTTCCATGGTGCAGAAGTAATGTCCATTAACGGAAACTTTGAT from uncultured Methanobrevibacter sp. includes these protein-coding regions:
- a CDS encoding iron dependent repressor, metal binding and dimerization domain protein gives rise to the protein MAADKNISENIEEYLEVLYRNGSNGEQVSTTTLSKDLGIAPGSVTQMLKKLENLGYINYTPYKGATLTDEGMKIAQKITRKHRILEKFLLDVLKVKEENVHEQACEMEHTLSDEAERALCTMLHHPDLCPDNNIIPACNFDFESCQDCFSQKDFDQIMNRKFNLLSISELTSSCEGTVSFIRGNEKLLDEITDMDIKVGSHLSYEFNENRVSNYFLVTIDEKELNIPLEMANNIFIRI
- the endA gene encoding tRNA-intron lyase, yielding MRGNLSDEIVSIKIEEGSKRPIALHEKSKFGKIEADCLNLSLIEACYLLEKGRLDIYEDDIECSIGYLIDLLKEQNNYAKYIVYRDLKDRGYIIKTGFKYGSEFRLYDRGRSPGQGHSDYLVKIIYENYSIEALDFASYVRVSHGVNKKLLLAIVDDDFDITYYNVEWTRP
- a CDS encoding tryptophan--tRNA ligase, with the translated sequence MENLIDPWASFSLDYDKLVNQFGIGKVSDIIDDIENPPRLMKRGVIFGHREFNEINNLIKQNKDFAVVTGMMPSGQMHIGHKMVVDQLIWYQQKGAMLSLPIADLESYAARGMSFEKGRQIAVDEYLTNWIALGLDLEKDNVNVYLQSQNKLLQDLSFKASSKTNFSQLKAIYGFTPSTNIAHIQAPLVQVADILLPQIEEFGGPKKVVVPVGIDQDPHIRLTRDIAQKLHEELGFLTPASTYHRFLTGLTGDKMSSSKPNTAIYLNDDTKEVVKKVKSAKTGGRESLKEQQELGGEVDKCVIYEMLLYHLIDDDEELKKIRTECLNGTLRCGDCKVRTAELMEKFFDDLHDKQVEAREIAKTLI
- a CDS encoding stage II sporulation protein M: MIDEIKSAFSENKLAICLSAAILFASLILGYVLEPYLYSYFNPVVDDLTQKVQSGVITLTFADIFFNNLRIIFQMFVFGVACCFSLVMLAFNGFFVGYYVGTAENIVSVLLMIIPHGIFEFSSIILACASGMILFNFLFIFLKTLWFDKSDSVVVSLKNSYNASSKKLKQAIMIFAIASILMVIAGIIEVYFTLPIAEFIIKFL